In Gymnogyps californianus isolate 813 chromosome 1, ASM1813914v2, whole genome shotgun sequence, the following are encoded in one genomic region:
- the SMKR1 gene encoding small lysine-rich protein 1, translating into MAVKSSKPKRGKGKSSKKKAKKVVKEVDILSPAAMLNAYYICHNVPACLEFRGFPWPGSPKKKGKKRK; encoded by the exons ATG gcAGTTAAAAGTAGCAAACCCAAGCGTGGCAAAGGCAAAAGctccaaaaagaaagcaaagaaggtGGTGAAGGAAGTGGATATCCTCAGCCCAGCTGCTATGCTCAACGCTTACTACATCTGTCACAATGTCCCCGCCTGCCTGGAGTTCCGGGGCTTTCCCTGGCCTGGCTCCCCcaagaagaaggggaagaaaagaaagtaa